The sequence taatccactgccaatgcaggagacatgggtttgacccctggattgggaagatcccctgaagaaggaaatggcaacccattccagtgttcttgcttgggaagtcctatggacagaggagcctagtcaaccacagtccatggggtcacaaaagagaagagtcagacacgactcagggactgaacaacaacaacaaaagttaacTTGCATCATAGACATGGGATTTATCTTTTccctcccatttttatttttttttaaagattttttgatgtgaaccacttttaaagtccttattgaatttgttactatattgctcctgttttctgttttggttttttggctgtgaggcatgcaggatcttagctcctcaaccagggattgaacttgcaccccctgcattggaaggcaaagtcttaaccactggactgccagggacgcCCCCTTCCATTACTGACATTGCTCCACTTGCAGTGCCCATGGCCTGACTTGACGATATCACCCTCCTTACCTGATCCCCGTGACCAAATCTATACTATTCTTGAGTCTTTGCCTCTAAGGGAAAAAGAACATTTTGCTTGgtatttgtatgtttgtttgtgtGCTTGTTTTTAAGGATCTTCCTGAAGACTTACAAAGTcttgattaaataaataagcaactttCTAATAGTATAGTTTCAATCACTGTGACTGGATTGAAATTCTAGTAAAAATTCTATTCTGTGATCTTCCCAATATTCTCCAAATCATACCCTGTAGAAATTCAACAATCTCTCCCTAAAGGTAACTCAGATTTCtaataagaaaattagagatgatgCTTTTAATTCCCACAGCACATATTACACTGTGACAGTGACAAAATGCACTCACGGATCACTGTTGGGAATACGGCACTTTACACTTAACGAAAtagttttccaaaatttaaaaacaaaaggtaaTAATGAGCAATGTAAATAGAGTTCACTCTTTACCAGGCTCTTCTCGTCCCTCTGTTTAAGTGCATAGTAAAAAGTGATTTCTcactaatttttccttttctgtgatatGTTCTCTAGCTTTTCGGATCTCGCAACCTCCCTGGCCCCTTCCCcaaaaagggagagagatgatCCCTGTAGTCCTCAGCAAAAAGCACCAAGAGtgtctgtttttctatttatctgcatattttaaagatttttttgatgtgaaccattttttaaagtctttattgaatttgttacaatattgcttctgttttgtgttttaggTTTTTTGGCCCCCAAGGCATGTGaaatcatagttccctgaccagggatcaaacctgcaccccctacatTGATAGGCGAAGTCAACCACaagaccacagggaagtccctatctgcCTATATTAAATGAGAAGGgacaaaggcaggcagaggaaagTGACTTCTACAAAAAGATGACCATGATAAAATACTGACCCCTGTTTTAACCGGATGCGTTGGCTCCTGAGTTCTGGAGtagtgaaataaaaactaaataagagggaaaaaaagattgaTTTTAATTCTAAGTGTCACTTGCTGAAAGTGCAGTAATTGCATACTTTGTTACTGGGCTGGTAGTACTCACCCTTTTGTATACGTCTTTATTATCCTGGAAAGAGAATAGTGAGGATGTCACATAGAATTTTACTAGGGCAGGTTTCCAGTAGAATTTACAGCAGGTACCTTCTTGACTTACctgaatattatgaaataaatTGGCAATCAAAAGGAAATCATTTTGCTACCTTAATAGAGCTGCAGTTGATGTGGAATCTTGCAAAAAGGAAATTTGCCAGCAATAACATTACTTTAAAACTTAATCTTATTTTACCCTCTCGATCTTCAGGGGAAAACATACTCTATAATGCATTGAAGCAATACCCTAATCAATTCCCAGATAGCCATCTGACTAAGAGGTGGGATAAAATAATGGTTGCAACTTTTAATTTGCTCCTGGGCATATGCTagaattcagttttttaaggGTTGCTTCATATAGCCCAATTTCTCCCCCTAAAATCTCTCTACATGAATCTTCACTGTTTTTTTCAGAAAACCCAGCTTTTAATTTCTAAATCCTTGTTAGAGCATCACTTTGTTCTGTTCTGTCTGCATGAATGACAACCCAGGAAAAGCTGTACTGGCAGCAAATCCTACTCAAAGATGTACTGTGAATGATCTTGCAAATATCTGGTTACTATTGGTCTCATCTCATTTATAATACTGACTGATCTCATCTCATTTATAAACATTGCTGAATCAGCTCAAACTTCAGTCAAGACAGAAATGAAAGTTGTTAGGAACACTTCGATTTTGTTGCTGTGAGTAGATCTTCCTACAAACTGTGGAGATTTTCTTCAGTAACCAATACTTACataattctctctttctctctgtgctatgcatgtacacatacacacatgcatatggacacacacacaaaaacgaACCTAAACTATGAACAGCAGAGGCTCAATGGACATTAACTCTCTACTTCCTTACCATCACCATTTCTAAGTCAGCCGAAAGTATTTACTACTTTTACAACTCCTGGTCACTTGTGAGCTTCTGTTcatagacgtgtgtgtgtgttgtgtatgtgtggtgtgtgtgtgtgtgtgtgtgtgtgtgtgtgtgtgtgtgtgtgtgtgcatgttctgGACACATATCAGGTAAACAATATTTTTGTTACCATGTTTATCAACTTTATACCATTACTTTCCAAGtaaaaaaaatgtgaagatgATTTTCTAGGTGATGAATGCCAACCCTCAAGATCATATGCACTTTcctgctttattcttttctttttagagaaaaaaaagtttttaaaaattttagttatcTATCTTGTAGACTATTTCCCCAattagaatgtaagttccatgaaagCAAGTAGTTCTGTCCATTTGGATCAGTACTATATCCCCACATAGTAtgcaattatatgtatatatgtgattatttgggcttcccaggtagctcagctggtgaagaattcacctgcaatgcaggagactctggttcaattcctgggtcaagaagatccctgggagaagggataggctacccactccagtattcttggacttccctggcggctcagatagtaaaggatctgcctgcaatgtgggagaccagggtttgatccctgggttgggaagatcccttggaggagggcatggcaacccacttcagtattcttgcctggagaatccccatggacagaggagcctggtgggctagagtccatggggtcacaaagttggacatgactgagcaactaagcacagcccagcatGTGATTATATATTTGATATGCATATGTGACTATGATCATTGTAAGAATGCAGATGAACTACCAATATTTTATGGTCATTTCTATTTAGGAGATTCACTTGTTATTTCCCAAAACCATACTTTTATACACACAATGCATACACACAGAATTCTGTAGGTTGCAAAAGAGTGCTTATTTACAGATATTGATTACAGCATAAACAGGCGCACTGTTATAAATACAAGAATTATCTTACatacatcaatttttttttaccttaggTTGTCTAGAAAGACTTGCCCAATATGCCATCCactaaaaaaatgaggaaaatgagtcAAAGATAAGTACAAATTCCTTAATCaatagaattaaaattaaattctaaaattgCTTCCTTTATGAACACTGCATTATCTTCTCACACAGCAGCCATGAATTTCAACACAACCCCCAAGATAACTTAGACGCGGCCATGAGAATGACAACAGAGAGTTTCTGCTGCAGCCAAGAATCTGATCTGAAGACAGTTTTCAGTGAACATTGTTCACATGATATTTTCAAGGTAAAGACTAAATAAAAATCTCACATTACTGAACAATGGTGTACCTCAGACTTCACAATATCCAGGCCATCTGAAGCATCAGCTAAAGGTCGAGGAAATCCTATCGTGAGAAATCATAAAAACCTCCATTAGGAAAAAAGAGGTAGCAGCATCAACTTTTCAATCTTTACCATGAAAAACATACAGTGATTCTATTAATATGATGTTGTTAAAAGGACTGACAAAGAACACACACTTCTACCTACCACTAGCAAATCTCAGGCTTGTgccaaaattaacttaaaattgcAAGGTTTCTCATATTTACCAAGAGTTAGAAagtcaggaaagaagagaaaaaacaccTAGGTAATAGCTCAATTTGTATTTAGATGGAATGTGTAAAGACAGGATATCAAGAAATGGTGTCAATAAGAGGAGATatacaatgtatgacaaaaaccactacaataaaaaaatttttttaattaaaaaaattttttaaaaagaagagatatacatatatatacagccgattcactttgctatacagcagaaactaacacaacaatgtaaatcagctatactccaataaaaattaatttaaaaatcaacctCCTCAAAACCTTGTATCTACCTCTACAAAACACttctacttcattttttatttttcttctagttaCATTAATAAGATgtaattattgtttaaaaaaaataagtatgtgCAACAGAGTTAGTCTTGGAACTTTAAATAAATATGGCCATTTGTCTCTCTGCCTCATCAGACACTTCAGGGATAGGATTATGGGGAAAGTTGCTACCGGCATGTACCCAAACCTTCTGCCTGTCAATTTTTATCTGACCTAAATGAAGTCTTCATCTCATTTGCATATAACACAACACTTGAAAAAATAGTTAATACTGCAACTGAAAGAATCAGCTGAAGGATAGATCAAAACCAACAAGATGAAATTAAACGGGATAAATATGAGATGCtcaattcagatttttaaaatctgaggcAGGGAATATCTGGCTCAagagtagtatttttttttttaatattaagtgaTATTTTGCTCTCTGCAGTCTCACTATGAGCCAAGAAAATAATACTGTATGCAAATAATACTGTCCCAACCTTGAAAGGTTATAGTCCTATCTGAAATGATAGAATATGTGGTGAGCTGATGGAACTGAGCATAGGTTTCTTTCACCAAGAGAAAAATTATGAAGTGTGTGTTAACTGCCTTCAACTATTTTGAGAACTGTCATAAGAAATATTAGTCTTATTCTGTTTATCCCCAAAGGGCAGAACTAAGACTAATGGTTAGAAATTACATGTGATCATATTGCAGCTTGATGTAAAAAAGTTTTTGATGACTGGAGGTATTAAAAAATGCACAGTAATTCAAAACAATCCCCTAAGGATTTATTAAGAGTTTCTGTGTTAACATTACAATGATAAAGATCATAAGGACCCCATACTCAGGgaacagaaaattaaattataaaaagaggGAGGTGGATATAAACATGTAAGCAGATAAATAAAAGGTAATAAGACATTGTAATATTAATAAGATGCTTTTGAAAACCAGGGGAGACAGATACTGGCTAACTTGGTCTGGTAGTGAGCTGAGTGTCACTGAAAGTAATCAAATAGGGAAACCATAAAAGTGATCCCTGCTATTCTGAGAGGCTAAACTAGATAAATTCCATGGTTCCTTGCAATGCCCAGGCTTTGTGATTACACCGCAGaacacaggaaaacaaatatgctatttgaaatgtattttctggtcgaatatattttcaaagatattCTGCTCCTTAAACCAAAATTCTAatggaaaattctaaaattttgaaataactgtGTTTCCAACAGGAGCTTCCACCTCCTCCTTCCACATCCTGTATCATATAGCAAGTTACGTGGATATGGGCAAGAAATTTTGACTACGAACCCCATGCCTAACCCTTGTTCCCTACAAAAGCACTGATTCTCAGTTGCTGACGCAACCACCCGAGTCCCGTCAGCACCTCGGACAGCGCCCAAGACTTGGAAGAAGGGAGATTCTTGGGacgctgcccccaccccacttccccaccaccacccctcccaACAACCCTGTCCAATCCAGAGCAAAGACTATGAAAAGATTCCTTTTTTCTGTGTTCACTTCTACACTGCTCCTCTCCAACTGTCTCTCAATCTTCAGTCTTTGGGACTGTAAGCCCAGTATTACCATCTCTGCTCTCATGTCTTCAGAATTCTAAGACCACATATGACTAACACGTTGGAGTTGCCCCCTGACTCATATTCCTCAGTTTCAGTGGCACATCCCGGGGCCAGCCCCAGGGCAGGAGCTGTTTAAAGGCAGTTCCACACGGGAAAGTAACCTCCTTAGGTAAAAGGCTGTGGCATCTAGCTTTGTCCCTCCTCTCTGATGGAAGCCATTTCTAGAGGATGGGTGAGGAGATCAAGCTAGACTCCTTCCAGAAGTGCCTTGAAGGATCAAGGTCTATCCCAGTCTTCCTTAGAGCTCAGACCAGCTGGGGtctcctggaaggggtccccttaCCTGAGGAAGGAATTTGTAGCAGGCAGAAGCAATAGATGGCCAAGATGGATGGGAACTGGGCAAGACATTTCATCTTCAAAGTCCAGATTTTCTTTGCTGGCCACAGATGTGTTCTGCCAGGACAGGAGCTGAGCATTTCCTGAAATTCCACCAGCACAGACAACCCTTCACCCTGCGTCTGGACAGCCCAGTGGAGAAGGTGCCTTTATTTGCAATGGCCTGGAGCGCATGGGCTGAGCACCAATCAGCTTTACGCAGGAGGGCTGGCTTTCTCGTAAATGTCATGCTGGGCCCTTATTTGTAGAATAATATCTTCCTGGTGTATGTAGGCATTGTAGAGTCATCTTTTCAaaccagcaataaaaataaaaagtggagaGTCATAATTGCTATTCTATAGTGGTTTGAGAAACATTTCTGACTCAAAAAAaaggctttttctctttttttaaaatcaaagcacTGGGCATAGATCTATAAACTCTTGAATGATGAAGTCTTGTTTTGTAAGAAGCTGTTTATTTTCCACCATTAACAAAGGATGCTTTGTAGTCTTTGCTGTATCTGTGAACAAAATTTGGAGTCCTGGATATAACTTTACAAGTAACTTAGAAGTTCAATTAgggtttttcaaaaattaagtatggTTGAAAATTAGACTTCTTAAGGTTTCTCCAGATTCATTTCTATGAACAAGTAAAGTATTTCAAATTAAATTAGTATTAAAGAAATTATGACAGTgtttaataacaataatagcaaaATTACTTCATCTACTAAGCTTTCGTTTAGGATATCATATAGGTTATTTTATGCAATCTTGTAGGAAACCCATAAGGAATGTGTTTCCTTCCTAATTTTATGAATGGAGAAATTGAGCCTGGGAGAGATTAAGGAACTTGCCAAGATCACCAAGCCATCGAGGATGCAAACCAGGGATTTGGACTCAAGGGTGGGATTTTAGTTggtgtgttatttttttctaaaaagagcTTCCTTGAGATTGGATATGagatagaagaaaaatgaagtcagcgaGCTTGCAAAAAGTGTAACATACATGGCAGATACAAAACagctttaggattttttttcaccatgcttgtctttaatttttgcttttaaggaTTAGGAGAGTAAGTTTTGGTGGAAGCTGCTCAGCATGAGCtatttatttatgaattaaaatgtgatattttGTCAAAAAATTTCTAATTCATAACAAAGTGGAATTATAAACTATAGTCATAATATTTTGCCTACTTTTTTGATCCAATGAGAAATGGAGATTTCTATTTATTACAGTATCTGACACTTTGGTTCAAGGAGAAAAACCAAAGTCTTTAAACATCACAGAGAGAAGATGTCTTTTGTATTAAAATACAGTTGAACAGCAAGTCtatggaatgaaagaaaaaaatgaatgattgcTTTTTGAACATAAACCTCTTATCTGTATCATATTGAATACAACTGCTTATGGACATTATAGACACAAAATGCACAAATAATAGCAAAGATTTGTGTTCTATAAATTCTATAAAAGCAAAGTTCTATAAAGCATCAGTCAACAATTACTTTTCAAACATCTGGCCTGTGTCTAGCAGTCAACTGGGTGCTCTATGCacaaacatacattttaaaaataaacctataGGGTAACTGACTTGtatcaaatttattttgtttcctttgcataTTTGAATTCATTGTTTCTCATATTCaggataaaaaattattttttataataattcagaaatgggaaaaggaaaaaccGAGAAAAAATCTGCATTGATATTATTCAACAACATTGGTGTAGACTGAATTGTGTTCAAGCCTTGACCCCTCAAGGTGACTTTACTTGGAAACAGCTTTTAAGGAGCTaactaaggttaaatgaggtatAAGGATGGAGCCCTAAGACAGTGGAACTGTGTCCttcataagaaggaagaacaCTAGCGTGCTATCCCCACCCCTGCTATGTGCTCACAGAGAAAGGCTGGAAAAGGATACAGGAAGAAGGCCCTGTCTGCAAGCAGAGGAGAAAGATCTTGTCAAAAACAACCTTACCAGAACCTTGATCTCGGACTTCCAGTCtccaaactggaagaaaattaatctttgctgtttaagccacccagtctgtgatcTTCTGTTATGACAGCCCAAACCAATTGACACAAAGAGAGAGATTTTTAGCCAATTCAgtacaaacagaaaataataataaatacatgtgtgctcagttgtgtccaactgtttgtgaccccacagattatAGCCCAcgaagctcttctgtccatgggatctcctagGCAAGATAttgaagtgaattgccatttcctcttccaggggatcttcctgacccaggtatcgaacctatgtctcctgtgtctcctgcattgcagctggattctttactgctgagccatcatggaaacccaataataaaataatgaaattgaagCAAAAGATGAAATCTCTCATTGTTTAAAATGATGTGATTATCTACCCCCCCAAATCCGAAAGAATCAATTGGCAAATTATCAGAATGAATAAGAGTTTACTGAAATAGCCAGAGTTAAAGAAAACTATTTTCAggaataattttctttccttagaaagaaaatgtgtttgtttCTTAGACTTAAgtgaaaacaaattcaaaaatatttattaggaaATGTAATTAgcttaaaaatctataaaatactgagaactaaatgaaaaaataaatatagaatatatgagaaaataaatgtacagAACTTTACTGAAGGACATAaaagaatatgtaaataaataaaaaggtacATCATGATCCTTGACAACATTCAATGTTGTTAAAGGTTCAACTGCTTGCAAATTATTCTATAAAGTCAGCACAATTCTTATTAAATTCCAAAAGGACTTTTCATAGAATCTTAATACTGATTCTTGAAATTAATTtgggaaagaaaatattcaagaatatgcaagaaatttcttttaaaaagaaccatACTTTGTTAATGTGAAAACGTACTATAAAGCAATAGTAATTATGTTGTAGTAGTCATTTTGTTAATGATCCATGAACAGGcaaacagatcaatggaaagAGAGTATTGAAGCAGATCAGCTTTTCAaaaaatatctattatatatgttacaaatatttcttcccaatttgtgggatcttagttccctgaccagggatcaaacctgcacccccccAATATTGgcagtgcagaatcttaacctctggactgccagggaagtcccagaccaGTTTAACACAGAGTCAAGGTGGTATTTCAAGTCAGTGTAAAAATAATGAACTACTCAATAAACGGTGGTTAGGGCAACTGGCTATCCATCTGGAAAAAATTCCCTCTTTCAgacaataattcaaaataaaattcagaggaTTAATTAATTAAACCTAACATACACATgtaatgtgcacacacacatataaaatgctATATTAGAAACAAACAGAGTAAATAATTGATTGGAAATCGCTCTTGGACAAAACCTCAAGTAGGGAAGTCTGTACAGTGGAGCTGGTTTTGACAAGGGTTTGAAAGACAGGTGGAGTTCGTGGAGCAGAGCAGGCAGTTAAGGGCAGGGTAAAAGGTGTGGAGGCGAGAAAGCATCAGAGAAGAGTGGAGTTTGGGGACAGAAGCGAGGCTGATAGCTAGAGAGGGAGGAGTGAGAGCGTGGCATCTTTGGAGAGGTTGTCGGGACTGTGTCGGAGACGatggggagggacttccctggaagtacagtggataagaagaACTCGTCTGCCACTgcgggggacacgggtttgatccctggttcaggaagatccaatGTGCCTTGcagcagctaagcccctgtgccacaactactgagcctgcagtcTAGAGCCGGGGccgtaactactgagcccgcatgctgcaactccTGACGCCCACACGCCCAGAGCCTGTTCTCCCAAGCCAccgcaaagaaaagcccaggcgTCACACAGAGAGGAGACCCCAcccactgcaaccagagaaagcctgtttCCAGCAACAAAGGCCCTGCacagcccaaaacaataaataaatacatattaaataaaatggaaaataaaat is a genomic window of Muntiacus reevesi chromosome 3, mMunRee1.1, whole genome shotgun sequence containing:
- the NMS gene encoding neuromedin-S; the encoded protein is MKCLAQFPSILAIYCFCLLQIPSSGFPRPLADASDGLDIVKSEWMAYWASLSRQPKDNKDVYKRFLFHYSRTQEPTHPVKTGFPPVHPLMRLAAKLADRRMKTFWRRDSRATAADFTKKDYTATLGRPFFLFRPRNGRNLDFDTS